The Hordeum vulgare subsp. vulgare chromosome 4H, MorexV3_pseudomolecules_assembly, whole genome shotgun sequence genomic interval CTATTCCTACATAGTACATAGGATTGGTTCCAATCCTCTACATTTCAAAGCAAAATAAACATGAGCCTAGACATCTTTATAATGTGAACCAAACGACATCTCCTTTTCAATTCCTACTGATAGGATTTGAGATACTCCGTACATGTCATCAGTGCTAGGCGCCGGCGCGCCGGTCCAACAGTTTCGGCCGGTCGCGCCCCCAGCCGCCCGATGCAGCCATCCCCAACCGTCTGATcttcccctctcctctccccttCTCCCCTCGCGTtgacttcttcgtcttcttcttccacgCTCCCACCTCGGCCGCCCTTGCCGCCGGCCACCCCCTCGCCTGGACCTCCTCCCCCCTGCGGTCCCATGCCGCTGGATACGCTCTTCGTCCCCGTCGCCGTCggttgccgtcctcctcgccatcggTCGCCATTGCAGCTCTGTACTCGCCCCTCGTATAAAAAAACGACGCCGTCTTGAAGCTTGCCGGCATCCTTCGTCGTTGCAGCACCTAGCAGCCGCCGTCGTCGCCGTGCTGTCGTGTCGCCGATGCAGCTCTCAACGTTGTCGCTCGCCACCATTGGCGAGTCAGGTTgaatctttttctctcatcacttgaagcttttcctatgccggttgaagcttttttagcAGATGGAAGCTTTCTGCCATGtcgattgaagcttttttcacctAGGGTTGCAGCTTTTTTTGTAAAGTGTTGCATCTTTTTTCGTAAGGGTTACAACTTTTTCATTTTGGCTAGTTGAAGCTTCCCCTCTTGATAGTTGAAGCATTTTCTATATACATTTGAAGCTTTTTTGTCAACGGTTGCAACACTCGCATCGTCGTTGAAACTTTTCTGTCAAAATGGTTGCAATTCTTTTCCGCTTGCACAGTGATGTGGCTGAAGCTTTCTCTATCTACGATTGAAGCTTTTGTGTCAAATAGTTGTAGCTTTTTCTTGTTGGGCAGTGCCGATTGAAGCTTTTCCTATCtacagttgaagcttttttctacAACTGTTGAAGTTGTTTTATGTGACGGTTGCAACAGTTGCATACGCATGGATCCGTCCATGGCAGGAGACATCCATGTCATCTCCCGTGGCTCGGCCCCGGCGCCGGCGATGGTAGAATTCATCCAGTAATGGTGGTTGCAGCAGCGCCCCCTTCCCCTCCCATATATACCTCATCATTGGTTTCGTCGTTATTGGTCGGAGGCATCCGGTGCTCGGACCTTGTCGCGTGCGGCCATGGAAGAGCGCGTCTCGAGGCGACGGGCGCATCCATGGCGACGAGGGGCCGAACGGCTATGCGCGAGCTCGCTGGTCGGTGGTCGATGCATCACAGAGGATGCGTGGGACGTGCCGCAATGCCTGCGCGGGGAGGGACACGAGGAAAGAAGATAAGTcgggaaaaaaagaaaggaaaaggaaaaaaaaactgtGTGATTAAGTTAGAGCTGACGTCGTTGATGGATCCGACGACAACGTTTCGGCCAACCCTCTGGCTGAAAACGTTTAGCAAAGGAAAATTtcctaaaaaaataaaacaaacagaaAGTAGAAGAAAACGCTACACGTTCCTCACGTGTTCGCGAGACTTCGCCGTCCACCTCCGTCGCCTTCCCCAACTTCCCGACTCCTCTCCATCCAAGCAGCAGCACCGCCATAGACATACTGCGCACGCCCAGACCAATCTGCTGCTTCCGGGCTTGCCGGGTTCAGCGGATCGTGAGCTTAGACAGACCGCTCGATCAGAGCGCTCCTGAGGCACCGATCCTGCCCCCGCGCGATGgcgtccccgccgccgccgctgctgctaacGCTGGTGTGGGCGGCGGCGCTCCTGTGGTGCGGCGGATGCGACGCGCGGTTCGTTGTGGAGAAGAACAGTCTCAGGGTGACGGCGCCGGTGGCACTGAAGGGTGCCTACGAGTGTGCCATCGGCAACTTCGGCGTGCCGCAGTACGGCGGCACCATGGTCGGCGTCGTGGCCTACCCCAAGGCCAACCGGAAGGCCTGCAAGGGGTTCGATGACTTCGATGTTTCCTTCAAGGCCAGGCCCGGGGCGCTGCCCACCTTCCTGCTCGTCGACAGGGGAGGTGAGGGAACATAACCGCTTCTTCGTTTTAGCTGCTGCTGCTAGTTCTAGTTCTGCATGTGTGTATCGATTGGTTGGATTGGATAGGTCGCGCATGGAAAATCGGCCCACATATTTTATTTAACCACGTCCGAGATCTTGCCAGGCGATGATGTGATTAGCTGAATAGTCATTGACCAATTTTGGCACAACGACCAAATCTTTGACCAAAGCCCACGTGGATATTATAGTGGCTACATCAATGACTTGTTGCACTGATTTCGTTCTCAGCCAATTGTTGTTGGACACGCTTTCTTGTTTGCTCAGCAACGTCACATTCTACACGGTTAATTTGGATTACACTACATGTTGTTTTAAAGACTGATTACATAACATGGTTTTGTTGTTCTATACAGATTGCTACTTCACAAAGAAGGCATGGAACGCGCAAAATGCAGGAGCAGCGGCGATCCTTGTTGCCGATGACAGGGATGAACCTTTAATCACGATGGACACGCCTGAAGAGAGTGGAAGGGTGGAATATTTAGAGAACATCACCATCCCCTCGGCGCTAATATCCAAAAGCTTCGGGGATAGGCTCAAGAAAGCTATCGATAATGGAGACATGGTTAATGTGAACTTGGATTGGAGGGAATCTCTGCCCCATCCTGATGAGCGTGTTGAGTATGAATTCTGGACTAACAGTAACGATGAATGTGGTCCAAAATGCGATAGCCAGATTGATTTCGTCAAGAGCTTCAAAGGAGCAGCCCAGATACTTGAGAAGCAGGGATACACACAGTTCACTCCGCATTACATTACATGGTATTGCCCGGAGGCCTACACTTCAAGTAAGCAGTGCAAATCCCAGTGTATCAACCATGGGAGGTATTGTGCACCTGATCCGGAACAGGATTTCAGCAAAGGGTACGATGGGAAAGATGTAGTTATACAAAATTTACGCCAAGTCTGTGTTTATAAAGTTGCTAAGGAGAGCAAGAAACCTTGGCTGTGGTGGGATTATGTGACTGATTTTGCAGTTCGGTGCCCAATGAAAGAAAAGAAGTACACCAAGGAATGTGCTGATGGAGTTATCAAATCACTTGGTACATTCATCTGTATATACCTTCTTATTTTCCACTCTGAGATGCAATAGTTGTATTGAATATGTCTATAATTCCAGGCCTTGATCACAAAGCAATAGATAAATGTATTGGTGATCCAGATGCTGATGAAGAAAATCCTATTTTGAAAGCTGAACAGGATGCACAGGTTAGCACTTCTGTGCAGTCTTTTATATTCATATTCGTATGATTGGTGATCTCTGATTTGAATGTAACATCCTCTACCATTTTGCGCAGATTGGCAAGGGCTCTCGTGGTGATGTCACCATCTTACCAACTCTTGTAATTAACAATAGACAATACAGAGGTGTGCTCTTCGAAGTTCTACAGTTACCAGTTTTTTTTTTCTGGTTTAAGATTCTGTGTATGCTTATCTGAGTCTTTGTTTATCAGGGAAACTTGACAAAGGAGCAATTCTTAAAGCACTTTGTGCTGGATTTCGAGAAACTACCGAGCCAACTGTTTGCTTGAGTGAAGGTTACATTTATTTCACTACCTTCCCCACTATTTATGCTGAATGATTGACTTGCTTGTCTCTTGCTCTTAAACATCCACCGTTCATGTTATGTTAAATTGTAGATATACAAACAAATgagtgcttggagaacaatggtgGATGTTGGCAAGACAAGGCTGCTAACATCACTGCTTGCAAGGTATCTTGTGTGATGTTATCTCTTTCTGTAAATAGGTcattgtttttttttccttttctgttttaccTTATGCAGGATGATACTTGCTGGTGGTTATGCAGGACACGTTCCTTGGAAAAGTGTGTGAATGTCCAATTGTGAAAGGTGTAAAATTCATTGGTGATGGTTACACGCATTGTGAAGGTATATGCTACCCGGAATCAGGAACATTCATTTTCTTCCTTCCATTATGactatttttttttagaaaaggaggcaaagccccggcctctgcatcgagagatgcatgcagccatatattAAAATCAAAGCCAAAAAGTGAATAAAAAGATACAAGGCGTCTGTCGCGCCCAAACCGGAGATGACAATAGACctagatgactaaacacctatcctattaatatgtcgtcatccaaaccggttgaagataccctgtgctaccatctttcaacggacacacccagtaaccataggctccctggcttccacaggagtgagtaatgaccacgtgcgGATCAGTGAGGTAGCCCTGAGGATAACCTGCAAGAAGTGAATATCGTGTTGTCTGTTAAACACTAAGTCATTTCTGCAATTTCATACAACCCAAAATAGTGCACATGATCCCACACGAATAAGTTtagcaatatgaatatcaacccctGTAACCACATCCCAAATAGCGTGTTTATACTATTAGGGGGACTGATGTTGAAAGCAATTTGAAGCGAGCGCCATAAcagtttagccataggacaatctagaaagaggtgcttaatagTTTCTTTATTCGGACAGAAGCTGCATCTAGGATTGCCACTCCAATTTCGCTTGGCTAGATTATCCTTCGTTAAAATAACCCCTTTGTGAACAAACCATATGAAGATCTTAATTCTAAGCGGAACTTTGATCTTCCATATATGCGCTGATTTTGGAATAGGCGTTGAATCTGTGAGATGCATGTACATAGATTTGACCATAAAGACTCCATTCGTGGTCAACTTCCAATGAACACGATCGGGTCTATCAGAGAGGTTAATGTCCATCAACCTTCTGACAAGATGCAGCCAGCTAATCCATCTGATCAAGCTGCATGTATCACCTGCCAATTGTCGTATAACGTCCTATGGTGCTGGCTTCTAAATTAGGCATCGGAACCCCATATAACCTCTTAATTAGTAACTTATGCTGTTGTTATTCTAGCTTCCGGAGCTGGGCGGTGTGAGATTAATAATGGAGGCTGTTGGAAAGAAACCATGAATGGCCGGACATACTCTGCTTGTACTGTAAGTTATCAGTAGGAATTTTTCCATACTGCTTCTTAGTGTGTTAATGTGATTTAAAAGCATATTCTTGGTGCTTAACTAAGTACAGGCTGATGGCTGTAAGTGCCCGGATGGGTTCAAAGGCGATGGAATCCACAAATGTGAAGGTAAGTCAATTACTGAACGTTGTTAGGCCGCTGGAAGTCTTTACACTACAAAACTTGCAGGTTTAAAAGAAATGTGAATATATACTTTAGGGTTGGCTTCACAGCCATAGCATATTGTATATTGCTGGCCACATTGCTCCTTAGATGTGGTACTGAACTGCTGATGTGACTTTTTTGTGACAGATATTGATGAATGCAAGGAGAGGACTGCATGCCAGTGCAAGGAATGTAACTGCAAGAACACATGGGGAAGTTATGAGTGCGGCTGCAGTGGAGGCTTGCTGTACATGAAGGAGCATGACACATGCATAAGTATGTACATATCTTCGACGACTAATTTGTTATTGTTTCAGTAATTGCATAGTTATGGCATCTATGCATCCACTTGGTACAGAGTCcacaaaaaatgaaatgaaattttcTTACTAAAAAATTAATTGCATACTTTTGGGCTAAACAAATTGGTTCAGTCAGTTTTTAGATACCTGGATTTCAAGCTAGTTTCCTATCTTCTTCATCAAGTTGCAAACTGATACACTATTTTGTTCTAGGTGTGAGGAAATGTGATGCTATTGATGAGAAAATATGTCAAACTTCATTCCAGTTTGCCAGAGCACTGGACTTGCCACACCAGCTTTAAAATGAGCATCAGAAATAAGGAAAGCACAAGAACAAAGCCTTAATCAATTTGAGGTGGTTTGATAAGACAGTCTTATCTTAAACCTGCCACGTAATCTAGAGATAGCAATAAAACATGATGATGTCTTAGTCTTATCTCTAGTAACTAGATGCACCTAAATATGCGGGGACAGATATCCTTGCTAAGAGATCATCTCTTAATTAAGAGAAGGCAAGACTTCTTTTCTGGGTTTTTTCTCTGCCACCTCAGCATTTATCTTATAGGGCACTCCTAAGATGGCACCATTGTACACAGATATAGCAACGTATAGGATTGAAGTCTTAGCATTGGACGTGAGCAACACTACACTGAATTGACATTCGTCATCTTATTCAGGCGAGAGTGCTGCAGCACAGGTAGGCTGGAACTTCCTCTGGGTCATCTTCTTCGGCCTGGCAGCAACAGGAATCGCAGGATACGCAGTGTACAAGTATCGGATCCGGGTAAACGATATGAAAACAACCTCTTACGTGTTCATTAGAAACTCATAGAATCAAATATAGGTCAGTATATCATCTAATTCTGTTTGCTTCTCTTCACGCAGAGGTACATGGATTCAGAGATCCGCGCCATCATGGCGCAGTACATGCCCCTGGAGAACCAGGGAGACATTCACAGTCATCCTCACCAGATTGAGATGTGAAGAGCAACGCCGCATTCTCCAGTTTATGGAACGAACATTTTTCGTTCGGCATGTGTGATTGTAGCGATCTTATTGTACAGCATACTAAGACCGTTCTGTAAATTTCTAGATTATTAATCACCCAAAAGTGCCCGTAGGCAAAATTACGGAGACACAGCAAGCCGTGCAGAGATGTTTGTGCCAGGACATAGCGGACTCATTGTCACCAGGATGTTTAAACCGTACAGTCCAAAGTTCAAAATCATTATCTCTCTCTTATACCTAATACATATCTACATCTATACCTATATCTTTATATCTATGCCTATCTACTAATAAAGGAAGAATGCTTTTGCCCGTCCGTCGTCGAAATTGCCTCTAAAATTGTAAAATACTACCAAGGAATCTTGGCCTTGTCTGATCATGCCTCTCACGAATCTTGGCCTTGTCTGATCATGCCTCTCACGAAAAAtaactaaaaaaacattttttcccTGTTTCCGATAGACATTGCCGTCGTCGAAATTGCCTCTAAAATTGTAAAATACTACCAAGGAATCTTGGCCTTGTCTGATCATGCCTCTCACGAATCTTGGCCTTGTCTGATCATGCCTCTCACGAAAAAtaactaaaaaaacattttttcccTGTTTTCGATAGACATTGCCGTGCCTCTTGTGAAAGCAAAAAACCGTatctctcataaaaaataaataaaaaacacgTTTTTCGTGCAATTTTTCTTGAATATATTTTcgttgaaaaattaaaaaatgccGGTGAAAAACTGAAACACCAAAAAACCCAGTAAAAACATAAAAAGCAAAAAAACACGTGcgaaaaagtaaaaaacaaaatcCGGCGAAAACGCTGAGAGCGCGACACCTGGAGGCGGCTGAGAGCACGCCAAGTGGCGGCGTGTGGGACAATCATTGGGAGGATTCACAAAGAATGCTCCGGTAAAAGAAACAGTGTGCTAGTTTAGACTGACCGATGTACCGGCGacctgttttttattttttattttactagcaaaagggtccgtgcgttgcaatggaagaaaaaaataccacacgcttggcacacggttggaggcatgggaaggggatctcaccagatgatgagttcctgccggaggaggggatacgatgaggggagcaaaggttaggcgcctctatctggccataaggagtcgccgttgccgcgtcataacctcggagttcctcgtgtgagccatggaggcccgcctccacctgcaagtacttcgctccgccgcgccttatctgcGCGCcgtcgccgttctgcatcgagcagacgcatcatccccagtcactgtagctgtcgtgttgatttgatccagaagctgtgctcgagcgccaaaacggggacagcaagcgggcagacgtacggccgcggaggcgggtgggttgagatcggcagcggtggtggTTGAGGTTGGCCGCGGCGgcaagtggtgtggcagcggcctgggcataggccagggtggaccagggtcgacgcgatgcgctcgagcgccacaacggggcagtgagcggggagaggtacggccgcagaggcgggtgggttgagatcggcagcggtggcggttgaggtctgtcgcggcggcctgggcacaggccagggtggcccaggatcgacgggaggaggcgatgcgtacgggtataaattTTTTCAGGGAatcgtttttttccttttgcgttgcagataaatgatgaagcgcgggttgaataacaaaaattacaggggcttttatATAAAAATGttgtggtgggttttccgacggaagcaatagccgctttattattaggtatagattctctgtcatttttttattttaaataattttgaaatTCAAAAATGTTTTGAGAATTTAAAAATTGAGAGATTTGAAATAAAATGTTTA includes:
- the LOC123448070 gene encoding vacuolar-sorting receptor 1-like, giving the protein MASPPPPLLLTLVWAAALLWCGGCDARFVVEKNSLRVTAPVALKGAYECAIGNFGVPQYGGTMVGVVAYPKANRKACKGFDDFDVSFKARPGALPTFLLVDRGDCYFTKKAWNAQNAGAAAILVADDRDEPLITMDTPEESGRVEYLENITIPSALISKSFGDRLKKAIDNGDMVNVNLDWRESLPHPDERVEYEFWTNSNDECGPKCDSQIDFVKSFKGAAQILEKQGYTQFTPHYITWYCPEAYTSSKQCKSQCINHGRYCAPDPEQDFSKGYDGKDVVIQNLRQVCVYKVAKESKKPWLWWDYVTDFAVRCPMKEKKYTKECADGVIKSLGLDHKAIDKCIGDPDADEENPILKAEQDAQIGKGSRGDVTILPTLVINNRQYRGKLDKGAILKALCAGFRETTEPTVCLSEDIQTNECLENNGGCWQDKAANITACKDTFLGKVCECPIVKGVKFIGDGYTHCEASGAGRCEINNGGCWKETMNGRTYSACTADGCKCPDGFKGDGIHKCEDIDECKERTACQCKECNCKNTWGSYECGCSGGLLYMKEHDTCISESAAAQVGWNFLWVIFFGLAATGIAGYAVYKYRIRRYMDSEIRAIMAQYMPLENQGDIHSHPHQIEM